One genomic region from Limibacillus halophilus encodes:
- a CDS encoding AAA domain-containing protein — protein sequence MPKRSRRRRSQFLSPYRLDDTYLRRPDRKYGRPGILSGIDDHGNPVLVKIWPKAKHTSDSELREIWHHEVRQLHRLGGYPNAFDAIATLQQTGFDDDGFYLVLDPGQRKPLSSVLAHASSIHWIKNQRVSLNRAKLWRNLLRISTGLETLHTQGLLHKNLDNWAILTTGGEEPDFQLTGFEWSIRLIGAAAGRRSARGPDSAYGEQVSFLQDWRDFGRLAAELMNLSVCRLEDPKIPLSAVSENLVLDEIRLLRHLVQVEHLDRLDGEVVERRIQEVLRVLEADIAHQDVKFHLVVSLGTNSRLSQNIREASEDVIEITSDREQIEFIEDDLSEVPILFAIRIGDGSNFRLAIRGTKLIYRIKEYSPRSEGAALTWELAYCDSVELQSPNPNKIVDSIPLQSNSLEILQLREAHERFSRMRGKVRSWDTLRRVFKVDKKFAARDKQHHKAFAITQFLEALYAATDAFPVNVRNVTGNSENEMNAIMITVREDLGREALAKEMGFKSPSIRLNEALMQDRRSDEWVLTEAQHVGKSEFTDTSWRFDKEFAGSKKAPEYRFVGTDLSPPLHNPILIPGDFVGRDKQLQRRLKALRALADHAELLWMLVDPRRRILDTHDSIDNGNVLANLDDSKIQALNAIVETLPLFLVQGPPGVGKTHMIRELVKYIFEKDPTTRLLLSAQSNAAVNHLMETLDKALVGDRDDILIVRCRPRDSHKDAGPYEIGSQVGSIIQRFAQSELVSSSPDNLRESVMALKAELSGDDTNDENLKGRGVAPRYSKQAVEGLIVRAANVVFATTNSFELERLIEERGQFDWSIIEEAGKATGGELVAPLLLSYRRLMIGDHKQLSPFGSEQIIRLLEEPDTLRNAMITGKEFVSRTLRDPSTDEILDEIDEEAGEDFAALCATAIDCLLLFESLIEAEFKLYARGAKARQIAHRLNQQHRMHPAIARVISRCFYDGDLHTHPSAKKRFEKEPCPIKSLDPKRLPDAPIMMIDMPYVQSTVGMLGAEAHPRWHNPDEIEAILKAVMLIGRNPKSSEIPTMAILSPYREQVIRLQNRIDEDSSVGSHLSQFCAAVSPGNYCGTVDSFQGNEADVVVVSLVRNNHHSGIRSALGFLSDSRRMNVLLSRARWRLILVCSSKFLEHVLRAEQFKGERCNTYFLSEMLKAIEDERKNSNAVVVPSDRLLRLAR from the coding sequence ATGCCCAAGAGGTCGAGGCGTCGTCGCAGCCAGTTTTTAAGCCCATATCGTCTCGACGACACATATTTGCGCAGGCCTGACCGCAAATATGGCCGCCCAGGCATCCTTTCAGGTATTGATGATCACGGCAATCCCGTGTTGGTCAAAATATGGCCAAAGGCCAAACACACCTCGGACTCAGAACTAAGAGAGATTTGGCATCACGAAGTCCGCCAGCTCCATCGTTTGGGGGGGTACCCTAACGCTTTTGATGCTATAGCAACGCTCCAACAAACTGGCTTTGACGACGACGGATTCTATCTAGTATTGGACCCTGGTCAAAGAAAGCCTCTTTCAAGTGTTCTCGCACATGCTTCTTCTATTCACTGGATAAAGAATCAACGTGTGTCTCTCAACAGAGCAAAGTTGTGGAGAAACTTACTTCGAATTTCTACAGGATTAGAAACCTTACACACACAAGGTCTCCTTCATAAGAACCTAGACAATTGGGCAATATTAACCACTGGTGGGGAGGAGCCTGATTTCCAGCTGACTGGATTTGAATGGTCCATACGTTTAATCGGGGCTGCCGCCGGTAGACGCTCCGCACGCGGACCGGACAGCGCTTATGGTGAGCAAGTATCATTCTTGCAAGACTGGAGAGATTTTGGTCGGCTAGCAGCTGAATTAATGAATCTTTCGGTTTGCCGCCTTGAAGATCCAAAAATACCGCTATCTGCGGTCTCAGAAAATCTAGTGCTGGACGAAATTCGGCTCCTTAGACACCTCGTTCAGGTGGAACACTTGGACCGCTTGGATGGCGAAGTGGTTGAAAGACGGATTCAGGAGGTTCTTCGGGTCTTAGAAGCCGATATTGCGCATCAAGACGTCAAGTTTCATCTCGTCGTCTCACTGGGAACAAATTCTAGGTTATCTCAAAATATTAGAGAGGCATCAGAAGATGTGATCGAAATTACATCTGACCGAGAGCAAATAGAATTTATTGAAGATGATTTGAGCGAAGTTCCTATTTTGTTTGCTATTAGAATCGGAGATGGCTCGAATTTCAGATTAGCCATTCGAGGGACAAAATTAATCTATCGTATAAAGGAATATTCGCCTAGATCAGAAGGCGCTGCACTAACTTGGGAGCTCGCATATTGCGATAGTGTGGAGCTTCAAAGCCCCAATCCAAATAAGATCGTCGATTCAATTCCCCTGCAATCAAACTCGCTTGAAATTTTACAATTGAGAGAGGCGCACGAACGATTCAGCCGTATGCGTGGAAAAGTCCGTAGTTGGGACACACTGCGGCGGGTGTTTAAGGTTGATAAAAAGTTCGCGGCTCGTGACAAACAGCATCATAAAGCCTTCGCAATTACCCAGTTCCTTGAAGCGCTGTATGCCGCCACAGACGCTTTTCCTGTGAATGTACGAAATGTAACTGGCAATTCTGAAAATGAAATGAACGCAATTATGATTACCGTTCGGGAGGACTTGGGGCGCGAGGCACTCGCAAAAGAAATGGGGTTTAAGTCACCATCTATACGCCTAAATGAAGCGCTAATGCAGGACCGACGGAGTGACGAATGGGTTCTTACCGAAGCGCAGCATGTTGGCAAAAGTGAATTCACAGATACGTCATGGCGTTTCGACAAGGAATTTGCAGGGTCGAAAAAAGCGCCAGAGTATCGATTTGTTGGAACTGATCTGTCTCCACCCCTTCATAATCCCATCTTGATTCCAGGCGACTTTGTGGGAAGAGATAAACAGCTCCAGCGTCGGCTTAAAGCGCTCAGAGCACTTGCAGATCATGCCGAATTACTATGGATGCTAGTCGATCCTAGGAGGCGGATATTAGACACGCATGATTCCATCGATAATGGCAATGTTCTTGCTAACTTAGACGATTCAAAAATACAGGCGCTGAACGCTATTGTTGAAACTTTGCCGCTTTTTTTAGTTCAGGGTCCCCCGGGCGTCGGGAAAACTCACATGATAAGAGAGCTTGTCAAATACATATTCGAAAAGGACCCAACAACGCGATTGCTTCTTAGCGCACAAAGCAATGCGGCCGTAAACCATCTTATGGAAACTCTTGACAAGGCTCTGGTAGGCGACCGAGACGATATACTGATTGTCAGATGCCGACCCCGCGACAGTCACAAGGACGCCGGTCCATATGAAATTGGAAGCCAAGTTGGCAGTATAATTCAACGATTTGCGCAAAGCGAACTGGTCTCTAGTTCACCAGATAACCTGCGTGAATCTGTCATGGCGCTCAAGGCAGAACTGAGCGGCGATGATACCAACGATGAGAATTTGAAGGGCCGGGGAGTGGCACCTCGATACTCAAAACAAGCCGTAGAAGGGCTAATAGTGAGAGCCGCAAACGTTGTCTTTGCCACCACCAACTCTTTTGAGTTAGAGCGTCTAATTGAAGAACGTGGTCAGTTCGACTGGTCGATCATAGAAGAAGCTGGGAAGGCAACGGGTGGAGAGCTTGTTGCCCCGTTACTTTTGTCATACCGGCGGCTTATGATTGGGGATCATAAACAGCTGTCCCCCTTTGGTTCGGAACAAATCATTCGGCTCCTTGAAGAACCAGATACTCTGCGCAATGCAATGATCACTGGGAAGGAATTTGTAAGCCGTACACTGCGTGATCCATCTACTGACGAAATATTGGATGAAATTGATGAAGAGGCGGGAGAGGATTTTGCAGCACTATGTGCGACCGCAATCGATTGCCTTCTTTTGTTCGAGTCGCTTATCGAAGCCGAGTTTAAATTGTATGCCCGTGGAGCTAAGGCGCGGCAAATAGCCCATCGACTTAATCAACAACATAGGATGCATCCGGCGATCGCTCGCGTAATCTCTCGGTGTTTCTATGATGGCGATCTGCATACGCATCCGTCCGCAAAAAAACGCTTCGAGAAGGAGCCTTGTCCGATCAAGTCTCTTGACCCAAAGCGCTTGCCGGATGCGCCGATCATGATGATTGACATGCCATACGTTCAAAGCACAGTCGGCATGCTCGGCGCAGAAGCCCACCCCCGGTGGCACAACCCTGATGAAATCGAAGCTATACTAAAAGCTGTTATGTTGATTGGGCGGAACCCAAAGTCCTCAGAAATACCGACCATGGCGATCCTGTCGCCTTATCGTGAGCAAGTCATCCGACTGCAAAATCGAATAGACGAAGATTCTTCAGTGGGTTCACATTTGAGTCAATTTTGCGCTGCCGTGAGTCCAGGAAACTACTGCGGGACAGTTGATTCATTCCAGGGAAATGAGGCTGATGTTGTCGTTGTATCATTGGTCCGAAACAATCACCATTCAGGTATCAGAAGCGCTCTCGGATTCTTAAGCGATTCGCGCAGAATGAATGTTCTGCTTAGTAGAGCTCGATGGCGTTTAATCTTGGTCTGTTCATCCAAATTCCTTGAGCACGTATTAAGAGCAGAACAGTTCAAAGGTGAGCGGTGTAATACCTATTTCTTATCAGAGATGCTCAAAGCAATTGAAGATGAGCGCAAAAATAGTAATGCGGTAGTAGTTCCTTCCGATAGGCTTTTGAGGCTTGCAAGATGA
- a CDS encoding FAD-dependent oxidoreductase produces the protein MTVAKGKSVAVIGGGIQGLCVSLALAQRGCKIDLFEENACLISEASLWNEGKIHLGFVFGNDSTSRTAAFLMKGSLRFNELLSHWSGGTLTESEISTPFRYAVHRDSLLSPEQVDAHFSSIQSLIEHYDEDQRRAYFGFSDRRIFRRLDDTETARDFDTDRVAAVFETGERSVDPQAVARRLTQAVMAEAGITVLLGQRVDSCVQDDKGTPSISLTADPGQRHSYDAVVNATWRDRLRLDATFGWKPDRPWLFRYKVALHTESLCDTDDPRLPSTTFVLGPYGAIVNFGKGRYYLSWYPTGCIASTQALVPSNPLLGLCDSARAKLESDIIKGLAQLVPACADLDLRAAQTKLGGGQIFAWGQGDIDDPQSQLHQRFDIGPRSAGRYHSVDTGKYCMAPLFAEQIAEGICPKS, from the coding sequence TTGACCGTCGCAAAGGGTAAATCCGTCGCGGTAATCGGCGGTGGAATACAGGGATTGTGTGTGTCTCTTGCGCTGGCCCAACGCGGCTGCAAGATTGATCTCTTTGAGGAGAATGCGTGCCTTATTTCCGAGGCCAGCCTGTGGAACGAAGGGAAAATTCACCTAGGGTTCGTTTTTGGGAATGATTCCACGTCTCGGACTGCCGCCTTCCTGATGAAAGGGTCGCTACGCTTCAACGAATTGCTGAGCCATTGGAGTGGCGGAACACTGACGGAGAGCGAGATATCTACCCCATTCCGCTACGCGGTTCATAGGGATTCTCTCCTTTCTCCTGAGCAGGTTGATGCGCATTTTTCCAGCATACAATCGCTCATCGAGCACTATGATGAAGATCAGCGCCGCGCCTATTTCGGGTTCTCCGACAGGCGGATTTTTCGGCGTCTTGACGACACTGAAACAGCACGGGATTTTGACACAGACCGTGTTGCGGCTGTCTTTGAAACCGGGGAGCGTTCGGTCGATCCTCAAGCGGTGGCGAGGCGTCTTACCCAGGCTGTTATGGCTGAAGCCGGGATCACCGTATTGCTCGGCCAGCGGGTGGACTCCTGCGTACAGGACGACAAGGGGACACCCAGCATTTCACTGACTGCCGATCCCGGTCAGCGACATTCCTACGACGCGGTTGTCAACGCCACCTGGCGTGACCGCTTGAGGCTGGATGCGACATTCGGCTGGAAACCGGACCGGCCCTGGCTATTTCGCTATAAGGTGGCTCTGCACACGGAAAGCCTCTGTGATACCGATGATCCCAGGCTGCCTTCGACCACCTTCGTACTGGGCCCCTACGGGGCTATCGTCAACTTCGGCAAGGGCCGCTACTACCTCTCCTGGTATCCGACCGGTTGTATCGCGTCCACCCAGGCGCTGGTTCCCAGCAATCCCTTGCTCGGGCTCTGCGACAGTGCCAGAGCGAAGCTAGAAAGTGATATCATCAAAGGGCTTGCACAGCTCGTACCAGCCTGTGCCGATCTCGACTTGCGGGCTGCGCAAACTAAGCTCGGCGGCGGACAGATTTTTGCTTGGGGCCAGGGAGATATCGACGATCCACAAAGTCAGTTGCACCAGCGATTCGATATCGGCCCGCGCAGCGCCGGGCGTTATCATTCGGTCGATACAGGCAAGTATTGCATGGCACCGTTGTTCGCCGAACAGATCGCTGAGGGCATCTGCCCGAAGAGCTAA
- a CDS encoding glycosyltransferase — MAEVSICIPAYRAAGFIRQTLDSVLNQTHSEIRVLVSIDSNDDDTETICRGYSPPGGLRIWVQERNLGWAGNVNFLLDQVDTPYFALLPHDDLLEPDYIAALLEALKQAPDCVFAQSHMQQFGTNENLRVATELRGNLDERLLQFYLKGASGLPLRAVTDSGILKQGHRLRYNRHDSFAAEVLWGLEALCYGGGCVVPRPLYLKHTRPDSLIPGRKVWSPAKRLDALRIHSAQAKRVLIEHIENPQMRVLALMACDAWGQKYIETAKYFELENAPKHGEVLLPVLSQMPVEGDAAIDQAGIDSLLKDPRTSMIKSRMRFADGLRLMHDGKMADAARLFREAFELDRNSPQALLRQGHCLIKNKQFDDALEIADSGGSLFPMNGEFAVLGARAAFGLHRLDESRAFAELALEYPQQRRSAEAFLAMIAKMQSAC; from the coding sequence ATGGCAGAAGTATCAATCTGTATCCCAGCTTACCGGGCCGCCGGTTTCATTAGGCAAACGCTGGACTCGGTGCTGAATCAAACACACTCCGAAATTCGTGTGCTGGTATCGATTGATAGTAATGACGACGACACGGAAACGATTTGCCGAGGCTACAGCCCGCCGGGTGGCTTGCGTATCTGGGTTCAGGAAAGAAACCTCGGTTGGGCGGGGAACGTGAACTTCCTGCTTGATCAGGTCGATACGCCGTACTTCGCGTTACTACCGCATGACGACCTGCTGGAACCGGACTACATCGCAGCGCTGCTGGAGGCTTTGAAGCAAGCGCCAGATTGTGTTTTCGCGCAATCACATATGCAGCAGTTCGGCACAAATGAGAATTTGAGAGTCGCCACGGAGTTGCGCGGCAATCTGGATGAGCGCCTGTTACAGTTTTATCTGAAAGGCGCAAGCGGCCTTCCTTTGCGTGCCGTAACCGACTCCGGCATCCTGAAACAGGGGCACAGGTTGCGCTACAACCGTCACGACAGTTTCGCAGCAGAGGTTCTTTGGGGTCTGGAAGCGTTGTGTTATGGCGGCGGATGCGTGGTGCCTCGCCCTCTTTACCTCAAGCATACACGGCCTGACAGTCTTATTCCGGGCCGTAAAGTATGGTCACCGGCGAAGCGCCTCGATGCTCTGCGGATTCATTCTGCGCAGGCCAAGCGGGTTCTCATTGAACATATTGAGAATCCACAAATGCGGGTGCTTGCATTGATGGCCTGTGATGCCTGGGGGCAGAAGTACATTGAAACTGCAAAGTATTTCGAGCTTGAGAACGCACCCAAGCATGGAGAGGTATTGCTACCGGTTCTTTCGCAAATGCCCGTCGAAGGGGACGCGGCCATCGATCAAGCTGGGATCGACAGTCTGCTCAAAGACCCCAGAACGAGCATGATAAAATCACGTATGCGGTTTGCTGACGGTCTTCGGCTAATGCACGACGGAAAGATGGCCGATGCCGCCCGTTTATTTAGAGAGGCCTTTGAATTGGATCGGAACAGCCCGCAGGCGCTCTTGCGGCAGGGGCACTGCCTGATCAAGAACAAGCAGTTCGATGACGCTCTAGAAATCGCTGACTCCGGAGGATCTCTTTTCCCCATGAATGGAGAGTTCGCTGTCCTGGGAGCC
- a CDS encoding LuxR C-terminal-related transcriptional regulator encodes MKIEPLSPREQEIAQAFANGESYRQVADRLCIAPSTVRTHLTTVYRKLGVSSKLELHRFFETTNATLVDRPKAFPSRPDKPSIAVLAFENMSGDPEQEFFSDGISEDIITALSRSPWLFIIARNTTFTFKGTNIGVPQIARELGVRYVLEGSVRKAGNRVRVTAQLIDGTTGGHIWSERYDRQLADVFDLQDEITRNVVASIQTRVQLTASGAVERSTRPDLTVWELTMRAWHLLYDFTPESFTTAKVLLKRAQDHAPESAEANMVLALIHHHSAILGFADDFVETMTLAHELARRATRLDGRNEYAHWALGITCWGLHKHEESIAALERAVELNPNCSLAYGSLGTALSLVGRLEESIANQEIAIRSNPRDPSIFFRFTGIALAHFLAGRYDTCIEWANRAVHRMPQWYFGHYLLAAGHVMSGRLEQARAAIAYCHEALPHASIADLDRVPLKDATRMQQLRDCLRRAGLPE; translated from the coding sequence GTGAAAATCGAACCGCTGAGCCCTAGAGAACAGGAAATTGCACAGGCTTTTGCCAACGGCGAAAGCTACAGGCAGGTTGCGGACCGGCTTTGCATCGCGCCTTCGACCGTAAGAACGCATTTAACAACTGTTTACCGTAAGCTAGGTGTTTCCTCGAAGTTGGAATTGCACAGGTTCTTCGAAACGACTAACGCAACTCTCGTTGATCGGCCCAAGGCGTTCCCAAGCCGGCCGGACAAGCCCTCAATCGCCGTGTTGGCCTTTGAAAACATGTCCGGCGACCCGGAACAGGAATTTTTCTCGGACGGCATATCAGAAGACATCATCACCGCGTTATCTCGATCTCCCTGGCTTTTTATCATCGCGCGCAACACAACGTTCACTTTCAAGGGCACTAACATCGGTGTCCCGCAGATCGCCCGGGAGTTAGGCGTCAGGTATGTACTGGAAGGCAGCGTTCGCAAGGCCGGTAATCGGGTTCGCGTTACCGCGCAGCTCATCGACGGAACGACCGGTGGCCATATCTGGTCTGAACGCTACGACCGGCAACTTGCAGATGTCTTTGATCTCCAGGACGAGATTACCCGTAACGTCGTGGCATCCATACAAACCCGCGTTCAGTTGACTGCGAGTGGCGCGGTCGAGCGTAGTACGCGTCCGGATCTAACGGTCTGGGAGTTGACAATGCGCGCCTGGCATTTGCTCTACGATTTCACGCCGGAAAGCTTCACAACCGCAAAAGTCCTGCTGAAACGCGCGCAGGACCACGCCCCCGAAAGCGCAGAAGCCAACATGGTCCTCGCGCTGATTCACCACCACAGTGCAATCCTGGGCTTTGCCGACGACTTCGTCGAAACAATGACCCTTGCGCACGAACTGGCGCGCCGAGCAACACGACTGGACGGCAGGAACGAATATGCCCATTGGGCTCTGGGCATCACCTGCTGGGGCCTCCATAAGCACGAGGAGTCCATCGCGGCATTGGAACGCGCTGTGGAGCTAAACCCAAATTGTTCCCTCGCCTATGGTAGCCTAGGCACTGCACTGAGCTTGGTTGGCCGCTTGGAGGAGTCAATTGCCAATCAGGAAATCGCAATCCGGTCGAACCCCCGCGACCCCAGTATATTCTTCCGCTTTACCGGAATCGCCCTCGCCCACTTTCTAGCCGGACGCTACGACACTTGCATTGAGTGGGCGAATCGCGCGGTCCATCGCATGCCACAATGGTATTTTGGACATTACCTTCTAGCCGCTGGCCATGTGATGTCTGGTCGGCTGGAACAAGCGAGAGCTGCGATTGCCTACTGCCACGAGGCCTTGCCCCACGCAAGCATCGCAGACCTCGATCGTGTACCCTTGAAGGACGCGACCAGAATGCAACAACTCCGCGACTGTTTGCGCCGGGCCGGACTACCGGAGTGA
- a CDS encoding phospholipase D-like domain-containing protein, which translates to MTIVQVAVPVLQGRRNFHFDKGRPWSIVEHVLLAGLIDEPLTAAELAERGNIPKRVAIEALIRLMRAGWVEMSQKSAAVRFVVTHRGAAAATYNELPNASRRLSRRMNFVIDQVTGTVYRSRELPFVHEHVLDERAKRERIVKLERAEREYLDEVKPLVEALFLDDEKFISVDPHGDRLSKRWSLVTVRDGEPDGLTTRAPASLIEIIKCAAKAAPNLPAKGDFAFFEPPQIAVPSASLLPGEHFIDFSARDIILGGSDHRAVFEAAVKKARHRILIHSTFISENRFNELLHLLKEAVNRGVKVDILWGQEAQSESNSTTRHAVGLIRRMLREEGIEMLRVHPFSTGSHSKVLIADEGSTDKFFSIVGSCNWLSTQFQSFEASVRLKDPAIVADVVYQMAELSKGSRGIWTDFTNELAALAAHLRAKPIKSNGGALAQIVIGSRHADLVRQARDVCERRMFVVSHRFGVAGESAILAPALAAAKAKGVDVNVFYCTTSGLLGGDAAADMTIDVREMGVEIRPVRKPRIHAKILAWDDDAVVITSQNWLSADPPDTKPRQEIGVFIKARGLAKNVIERFAAAHLE; encoded by the coding sequence ATGACAATCGTCCAGGTCGCGGTTCCAGTTCTACAAGGTCGCCGCAACTTTCATTTTGACAAGGGCCGCCCTTGGAGCATTGTTGAACATGTTTTGCTCGCCGGGCTTATCGATGAGCCATTGACTGCTGCGGAGCTTGCTGAACGTGGCAATATTCCAAAGCGCGTCGCAATTGAGGCTTTGATACGTTTAATGCGTGCTGGTTGGGTGGAGATGTCGCAAAAAAGCGCTGCTGTTCGTTTTGTTGTCACTCACCGAGGAGCCGCCGCCGCTACATATAATGAACTACCGAATGCGTCTAGACGATTGAGTCGGAGGATGAACTTTGTCATAGACCAAGTTACCGGCACAGTATACCGCAGTCGCGAGCTACCTTTCGTTCATGAACATGTCTTGGACGAACGAGCCAAGCGCGAAAGAATAGTGAAGCTTGAGCGAGCTGAGAGAGAATATTTAGACGAGGTAAAACCACTCGTTGAAGCATTATTTTTAGACGACGAAAAATTCATTTCTGTAGATCCGCATGGCGACCGATTATCAAAGCGATGGTCTCTTGTTACTGTCCGTGATGGCGAACCTGATGGACTCACAACTCGCGCTCCTGCGTCACTAATAGAGATCATAAAATGTGCAGCAAAGGCCGCGCCCAATCTTCCAGCAAAAGGAGATTTCGCGTTCTTTGAGCCACCTCAAATTGCGGTTCCTTCTGCAAGTTTATTGCCAGGGGAGCACTTCATCGATTTTTCGGCTCGAGATATTATTCTTGGAGGTTCAGATCACCGTGCGGTGTTTGAAGCAGCCGTGAAAAAAGCGCGACACCGAATACTTATTCATTCGACCTTTATCTCGGAGAACCGTTTCAACGAACTGCTGCATCTTCTAAAGGAGGCTGTTAACCGAGGGGTCAAAGTTGACATTCTTTGGGGACAGGAGGCGCAATCAGAAAGCAATAGCACCACGCGTCATGCAGTTGGCCTAATCAGGCGTATGTTGCGCGAGGAAGGTATCGAAATGCTGCGCGTACATCCGTTCTCTACAGGGTCACACTCTAAGGTTCTGATTGCCGACGAAGGCTCGACAGATAAATTCTTTAGCATTGTCGGCTCCTGCAACTGGCTTTCTACCCAGTTTCAATCCTTTGAGGCTTCAGTTCGACTGAAGGATCCAGCCATTGTTGCTGATGTTGTTTACCAAATGGCCGAGTTGTCGAAAGGCTCGCGCGGCATATGGACTGACTTCACAAATGAACTTGCTGCGCTTGCTGCTCATCTTAGAGCTAAACCCATAAAATCAAATGGCGGAGCTCTTGCCCAAATTGTCATAGGTTCACGCCATGCTGATCTCGTTAGGCAAGCACGCGATGTTTGCGAAAGGCGAATGTTTGTTGTCAGCCACCGTTTCGGCGTAGCTGGCGAGTCAGCAATATTAGCCCCGGCACTAGCTGCTGCAAAAGCGAAAGGTGTTGATGTTAATGTGTTTTATTGCACCACGAGCGGCCTCTTAGGTGGCGATGCTGCAGCAGATATGACAATAGATGTGCGCGAGATGGGGGTAGAGATCAGACCTGTTCGAAAACCACGCATTCATGCCAAGATATTAGCATGGGATGATGATGCAGTAGTAATCACTAGCCAGAATTGGCTATCTGCAGATCCTCCCGATACCAAGCCCCGACAAGAGATTGGTGTTTTTATTAAGGCGCGCGGTTTGGCCAAAAACGTTATTGAGCGGTTTGCGGCGGCTCACTTGGAATAA
- a CDS encoding nuclear transport factor 2 family protein, with protein MSYAKAANMNNDRVNSAAIVQRGWEAVARGDWDAVVADYTEDMVFVMPGQNDLLKGKSAFRDVLDNLGAGLPVGFSIDSIRQIGDGDEVVSIVEWKSEKVPEGSQLSVLFRFSDGKIAEERWFVDTEQWKAAF; from the coding sequence ATGTCCTACGCAAAGGCTGCAAACATGAACAATGATCGAGTGAATAGCGCCGCGATCGTTCAGCGAGGCTGGGAGGCCGTTGCTCGGGGCGATTGGGATGCGGTGGTAGCGGATTATACCGAGGATATGGTTTTCGTAATGCCGGGCCAGAATGATCTATTGAAAGGGAAGTCGGCGTTCCGGGATGTATTGGATAACTTGGGTGCTGGTTTGCCGGTAGGTTTCAGCATCGATTCTATCCGCCAAATCGGCGACGGAGATGAAGTGGTGTCGATCGTCGAATGGAAGAGCGAAAAAGTCCCTGAGGGAAGCCAGCTCAGCGTGCTTTTCAGGTTTTCTGATGGAAAGATTGCCGAAGAGCGCTGGTTCGTCGATACCGAGCAGTGGAAAGCCGCGTTCTAA